The genomic DNA GCGTAGAAGTTGGTGATAGTCTTTATGATAAAGAAGACCTACCGCTTGCCCGTAAGATTATCGCAGCTGCTCGTAAGGAGACAGCTAAAAGGAAATTTGTATTTTACTTGCCTCAGGACGGTGTTGTCGCCAAAAAATTGGACAGTAAATCGCCGACTCGAATTGTTGACTGGGATGCTCACGTTATAGCCAGTGTAGAGAGTTACCCAAATAAGCCAAAGCGCTCGAGCGCCATTGTTGCAGAAGACGAGAAAATACTAGATATTGGCCCATTTAGTGGGGCTTTTATCGCAGGGCTAATTCAGTTGTCTTCAACTGTACTCTGGAATGGGACGATGGGCGTGACAGAGGTTGTTGGAGTGCAGGGGCCGGTGGGGCCGTTTGCTCATGGTAGTGAGGTTGTGATTGAAGCTTTACTTGGAGAATTTGGCTGCAAGCCATTTAGTGTTATCGGAGGCGGAGATACCACGGCCTACGTTGAAGAACGTGATTTAACGGCTCAGTTTGGACATGTGTCGACAGGCGGCGGCGCATCTTTAGAGGTTTTAAGTGGTAACAAACTGCCAGGTGTAGTAAGTTTACAAAAGAAAAGGTAATATAAACTTAAGTATTATGCACGGCGTTAGAAAAAAACTAGTCATCGGAAATTGGAAGAGTCAACGCTTCGCTTATGAGGACAACCTACGGTTTTCCTCATCGCGCCGAGTGCGAAGTGAATTCGCCACTCGGGCTACTCTTTTCCCTTTATTAGGAGGATTTTATGCACGGCGTTAGAAAAAAACTAGTCATCGGAAACTGGAAGAGTCACATGAACGTGCGTGAGTCTAGTTTACTGCTTAAGCGTCTTGACGATCATATCAAAGTTAATCGTACGGTTGAGATTGCTTTGGCACCAACTTTTTTGGCACTACAGCCGTTAAGCCTACAGATCAACAGACGGAAGTTCCGCCTTTGTGCACAAAACGGCAACGACCAAGACGAAAGTGCTTTGACTGGGGAGGTTAGTTTTTCTATGATGCGAGGCCTTATTCACTACTCAATTATCGGGCATTCATCTAGACGACTTTATTACGACGACAACTTAGATGCGGTGCGGAAGAAAATGGCGGCGGCTGTCCGAAATGGCATAGTGCCAGTTTTATGCGTCGGTGAAACCAAGCAAGAGCGCCTAGGCAAAGAGACTCGGCGTGTTCTGCACGATCAGCTAACAACGGCCCTCGCCGACCTAACAGCAGAGGAAGTTGCCGATGTTGTTATTACTTATGAACCTGTTTGGGCGATTTCAACTTTTGATGGGGAAATACCAAAACCGGCTGTTGTTATAAGAGAAATAAAATATATTCGATCGCAGATAGCCGATCTCTATGGGCAAAATATAGCCGAGCAGGTACACGTTCTATACGGTGGTAGTGTTGACGATCATGATGCTGGATTTTTCATGTCTCTTCCGGGGTGTGATGGTGCGCTAGTTGGAGCGGCCAGCCTGAATTACCATAAGTTCACCAAGATTGTCGAAGCCGCAGCAGAATCAGCGCGTAAAACAGGGGATATAAAGTAATGGCTGAAAAAAAGATTCTTGACGTAGCTAAGCCAGGGACTACGCCGGCAGACGAGACAGCAAAACCAGTGATTGTCGGTCATCGTCCGAAGGTTCTCGATCCTATGGTCAACGAAGAAAAACCCATGCCTAATCAAGATACAGCTTCAGAAACTCCAGCTTCAACTCAGGCCGTCGCAGTAAAGCCAGTATCTTCAGACCTTAAACACCAGTCGCAATTAGGGGAAGAAGCTCCTAAAACTGACGAAGCAGCAGACTTTAAAGAGGTAAAAGATGCGTCAAAAACTGCCGATGAAGAATTAGAAAAAGAGGCTGTGCTGCAAGCAGAGATTAAGGAACTCGTCGCTACCAAAAAATACTTCGTAGAGCCATCCAACCCCGCCAGGTCTTCAGCCACAGCATTTGTGCTAACTGCACTGTTTGTGGTGATAATAGGTCTTGCCGTGCTAGCTTTTTTACATGACGCTGGGGCAATTGATCTGGGCATCAAGTTGCCATTCGACCTAATCAGGTAACTTTCTGCTAAAATAGTTATTAGTGCAAGATGTATTAGAGGGACTTAATGACGAGCAAAAAAGGGCGGTCCAAACAACTGAGGGACCGCTTTTAATTCAAGCTGGCGCCGGTTCAGGCAAGACCAAAACCTTGACGCACCGCATTGCATATATTTTGCAACAAGGCTTAGCCCAGCCTGCCGAAATTCTGGCCGTGACATTTACTAACAAAGCGGCACGCGAGATGAGAGAGCGCATTGCTCACCTTATCGGCGGCAATCCGTCCGATCGATTCTTCTTGCCTTTCATGGGCACGTTTCATAGTGTCTGCGTTAGAATTTTACGCCAAGACGGTGAGCAAGTAGGTATTGCCAGAAACTTCGTTATCTACGATGAGCCTGATCGGACTAGTACCATCAAACAGGCCAGTAAACAACTACAAATAAACGATAAGGATTTTCCGGCAAATGTTCTTAGTCATATTATTTCCAGTGCTAAAAACGAAATGATCGATCCGGCTGAATACGCTAGTCTTCCGGCCGGCTCACCAGCTCAACGAGTTGCCGCTCAAGTATACCCAGTTTACGAAAAGATCAAAAAAGAAGCTAACGCACTGGACTTCGACGACCTAATTGGCTACACCGCAAGAATGCTGATTGATTCCAATGAGATTCGCTCGAAGTGGCAAAATCAATTTAAGTACGTTTTAGTCGATGAGTACCAAGACACCAACGGTACGCAATATAAGCTACTAAAGCTACTACTAGGAAAACACCAAAACATCGCCGCCATAGGTGACGACTGGCAATCAATTTATATGTTTAGAGGCGCGGATTTTCGAAATATATTACGGTTCGAAAAAGACTATCCCAACACTACGATTATCAAACTGGAACAAAATTATCGCAGCACCAAACATATTTTGGACGCCGCTCATTCGATTATTACCAAGAACCAGCAGCGCAGCGATAAGAAGTTGTGGACGGCAGCTGCTGGCGGTAAGCCCGTTCAGGTTGTGGCTGTTGGCAGCTCGCGTCAAGAGGCTGAGACTATTGTCCGCCACGTCCAAGCAGCAGCCGGAACCGGCGCAAGAAACTACCGAGATTTTGCCATACTTTACCGCACTAACGCTCAAAGCCGTTCGCTAGAAGAAGTTTTGATACAGTACGGTGTGCCCTACCGCATCGTTGGAGGAGTGCGTTTTTATGACCGTAAAGAGATCAAAGATATTGTTGCCTACCTTAGGCTTATTTATCAGCCAAATGATCGTGCTAGTTTTGAGCGCATAGTTAATGTGCCTACCCGTGGAGTTGGGGCAACATCAATCGCTAAGTTTTATGAATGGGCGGCAAGTACCGGCATGAGTTTGAGTCAGGCGCTCGAGCATGTAAGCCAGTCAACAGTCACAGCAAAGGCACTTAACGGGCTAGTAGAGTTAAACAATCTGATTACTCGCGCCAGAGAGAACATGGAAGAGATTTCAGCCTCAGAAACACTAAGGTTAGTGCTGCAGCGCACAGATTATCTTGACTATCTTGATGACGGCACGCCAGCTGGCGAGGCCCGCAAAGAGAATGTCAAGGAACTACTCAGTGTTACTCGCGAGTATTCTGAAGTTGGGTTGGCGGGGTTTTTGGAAGAAGTAGCGCTGGTCAGCGACGTCGATAAAGCAGATTTTGATGCCGATGCGCTGACGCTCATGACACTTCACGCTGCCAAAGGCTTGGAATTTCCAGTGGTCTACATGGTTGGCATGGAGGAAACAATAATGCCGCATAGTCGTGCCATGTACGATGCCGGTGAGCTTGAGGAGGAAAGGCGGCTTTGCTACGTAGGTATGACCAGGGCGCGCGAAGAACTGTACTTGGTGCATGCTGCCTCAAGGCTACTTTATGGGGGATTACAGCATAATCCGCCATCGCGATTTCTGAGCGAAGTCAGCGGTGAGGAAGTCCGTAGTGCTGGTTTTGGTAATTCTTTTGACAGTGGTGCTAATGCTAACTGGACACAGAAGTTAGGCGGAAAGATCAGTCAAGAACCCCGTTATGCGCCAGAGTTGATGGAAGGAGACCGTGTTCGACATCAGCTTTTTGGCGAAGGTGTAGTTGTTGAGTTGGACGGAGACAATGCGGCAATCTATTTCAAAAATAAAGGCACCAAAACGCTCAACATTACTTTTGCACCACTAGAGAAGCTTTAGCCCGCAGTATCTATGGGCAACAAGCTCTATAGACTAGGCTATAATAAAACTACAAATGAAATTTTTGCACAACAAAAAATTTGATACTTTCAATTTTCGCCATCCATACTTGTTGCCGACGGTAATGGTATTTGGTTTTGTTATAGCGGTTCTGGGGGCTTTTGTGGCTTATGGAGGGGAAACAATCGGCGCCAAAGATACGCGAATTGTAAAAATAACTGCCGACAACTCAATCCGTGAAGTACCGACTCGTGCCAAAACCGTCGGCGAGCTTCTCAAAGCCTCGAGCATAGAGATCAAGCCAACCGACAAAGTCGTGCCAGGTATAGACACGCCAATTATCGAGGACAAACAAGAGATTGTGGTTTATCGTTCAAGGCCAGTTATAGTAATTGACGGAGCCAATCAGTATGACGTTGTCAGTGCCGAGCAAGACCCCAAAGCGGTCGCCGCAGCTGCCGGTTTAAGTTTGGGCGACAAAGATATCGCTGCCAGTCAGGCTTCAGACGAACCGCTTAGTAGTGGTTTGACCGCCGAAAAAATATCAGTTTTTAGAGCCATACCAGTAACGGCTATACTTTACGGTAAGATTTCGCAGTACAACACTCAGGCTAAAACAGTGGCCGAGTTTTTAAGAGAGAACCAAATTACTCTCAACGAAGGTGAGACGACTCAGCCAGAAGCAATCTATGCGGGGATTACGGCGGGTATGCTGATTTCTGTGAATAGTAAAAACACCAAGATAGTTTCATCTGTCAGACCAATCCCATTCTCTATCGAAACAAAAACAGACCCTAGTTTGTCCCCTGGCCAGTCAAAAGTTATTAGTGCCGGTGTGGCGGGAGAGCGCGCTGTGATATACCAAGTAAGTTACGATGGCGACAAAGAAGTCGGAAGAGTTGAGCTGAGCACGGTTACGACTAGGCCGCCGATCAATGAGGTGCGGGCCAAAGCTTCATTCCTACCTTCTACTCTTTCGGTCTCTGGCGATAAGCAGGCCTTAATGGCGGCGGCAGGTATTGCGCCAGAGTATTATGGCGCAGCTGACTATATCATAAGCCGTGAATCTGGCTGGCGCCCGGGCGCCGTGAATACCAGCAGTGGCGCCTATGGTCTGTGCCAAGCGCTGCCAGCCAGCAAAATGGCAACAGCCGGTGCGGATTATCTCACCAACCCCGTCACTCAGCTGATCTGGTGCACTGGCTATGCTAATGGACGATATGGTGGCTGGGGGGGAGCCTACCAAGCCTGGCTCGCCCAACACTGGTGGTAAGGGATATTTGCCGCGATCTTTTCTAATTAACAATAAAACTTCTAGCTCAGTCAAATATCTCTCACCCATATTACATAGCTCACTGCAAATTGATTCTGCCAAGCTAATTCTCTCGTAAACTGAAAAGGCCCCGGGTATTATAAAAATATGTTCAATACCACGCCGATTATTTAGAAGAAGGCTCTTGAAAGATAGCAGTGTTTAATGTAAATATATACTTAGTAAACAGGAGATCAGAATGAGCACTGTAGAAACATATTATGACCAGGGTATAAATCATGAGATATTGAGCGCCGTTAGTTCATCACCTGTTCAGGTAGGAGCAGCGATTAGGGCTGACAGAGAGATCGATATGTCACAGGTGGTCTTTGGGTATATTGGAGATCGTAAAGTGAACCAAACCCAGAAGGAAGAAGCTATACATGAGATTATGGGAGGATTGTTGATGCAAGGGCAAGCTAACTTTTATGCTATTGTTCGGTTTCCAAAACTACACAAAGCAATGGGTAGATTTGTTATTGGTAATCGACTTTATAAAACTCCAGCAAAAGTCGTACTCGAAGATTAGTTTTTAGTGAGTGCAAATAAAATCGCTTCTGAACCTAAAAAAGCTCTTGGGCAGCATTGGCTTAATGATGAGGTTGCTCTCAAGGCTATTGTTGATGCTGCCGAAGTCGTTTCTGAAGAGACAGTATTTGAAATTGGGCCGGGGCAGGGAGTTTTAACAGATGAGCTTTTGGCCCGGGGTGCCAAAGTTACTGCTCTTGAGTTCGACAACGAATTAGTCAAAAACTTGTTCCTAAGATACGCTATAGCAGAAGATAGGAACACGGAAAATCGAGTTAAAATTTTAGAGGGGGACATCAGGACTTTTGATCTGAGGCAGTTACCCGCAGGCTATAAGATCGTGGCTAACATTCCTTATTATCTGACGAGTAATCTTGTTAGACTGCTCGGTGAGTCGAGCAATAAGCCTGAGCGGGCAGTGCTACTTGTGCAAAAGGAAGTAGCTGAGCGGATTTGTGCCAAACCGGGTCAAATGAGCATGTTAAGCGTGGTAGCGCAGTGGTATTTTGAATGCTCGCTGGGTGTAGTAGTTCCTGCTAAATCGTTCACCCCACCACCAAAAGTTGATAGTCAAGTTGTGATCATGAAGACTAAGATAGCGGCCAGTAATGTTGATGAAAAAAGTTTTTTTCGGTTGGTCAAAGCCGGTTTTTCAGAAAGGCGCAAAACTCTTTTGAATTCACTGAGTGGCGGACTGGGTCTAGGCAAAAACCAAGTCGAAATTATTCTGAAACAAGCCAAAATCGAACCAAGTCAGCGCGCACAAACCCTGTCGATCGAAGATTGGCTGAATCTTTATCGAGCCTTCTCTTCTTAGATACTACCTAGCCGGGTTGCTTTATACCGAGGGGGGGTTAATATCAAAAAATGTCAACATAAAAACCTTTGGTCGTGGTTTTTATGTTGACATCGGTATTAATCACAGGAGTGGAGGGATCGGCGCTAAGTTAATCCTGGCGCATAAGTTATAATTGGTTGAAGGAGAAAAAGTTGAAGAACAAACTACAGAA from Candidatus Saccharibacteria bacterium includes the following:
- a CDS encoding triosephosphate isomerase; amino-acid sequence: MHGVRKKLVIGNWKSHMNVRESSLLLKRLDDHIKVNRTVEIALAPTFLALQPLSLQINRRKFRLCAQNGNDQDESALTGEVSFSMMRGLIHYSIIGHSSRRLYYDDNLDAVRKKMAAAVRNGIVPVLCVGETKQERLGKETRRVLHDQLTTALADLTAEEVADVVITYEPVWAISTFDGEIPKPAVVIREIKYIRSQIADLYGQNIAEQVHVLYGGSVDDHDAGFFMSLPGCDGALVGAASLNYHKFTKIVEAAAESARKTGDIK
- a CDS encoding UvrD-helicase domain-containing protein encodes the protein MQDVLEGLNDEQKRAVQTTEGPLLIQAGAGSGKTKTLTHRIAYILQQGLAQPAEILAVTFTNKAAREMRERIAHLIGGNPSDRFFLPFMGTFHSVCVRILRQDGEQVGIARNFVIYDEPDRTSTIKQASKQLQINDKDFPANVLSHIISSAKNEMIDPAEYASLPAGSPAQRVAAQVYPVYEKIKKEANALDFDDLIGYTARMLIDSNEIRSKWQNQFKYVLVDEYQDTNGTQYKLLKLLLGKHQNIAAIGDDWQSIYMFRGADFRNILRFEKDYPNTTIIKLEQNYRSTKHILDAAHSIITKNQQRSDKKLWTAAAGGKPVQVVAVGSSRQEAETIVRHVQAAAGTGARNYRDFAILYRTNAQSRSLEEVLIQYGVPYRIVGGVRFYDRKEIKDIVAYLRLIYQPNDRASFERIVNVPTRGVGATSIAKFYEWAASTGMSLSQALEHVSQSTVTAKALNGLVELNNLITRARENMEEISASETLRLVLQRTDYLDYLDDGTPAGEARKENVKELLSVTREYSEVGLAGFLEEVALVSDVDKADFDADALTLMTLHAAKGLEFPVVYMVGMEETIMPHSRAMYDAGELEEERRLCYVGMTRAREELYLVHAASRLLYGGLQHNPPSRFLSEVSGEEVRSAGFGNSFDSGANANWTQKLGGKISQEPRYAPELMEGDRVRHQLFGEGVVVELDGDNAAIYFKNKGTKTLNITFAPLEKL
- a CDS encoding G5 domain-containing protein, which translates into the protein MKFLHNKKFDTFNFRHPYLLPTVMVFGFVIAVLGAFVAYGGETIGAKDTRIVKITADNSIREVPTRAKTVGELLKASSIEIKPTDKVVPGIDTPIIEDKQEIVVYRSRPVIVIDGANQYDVVSAEQDPKAVAAAAGLSLGDKDIAASQASDEPLSSGLTAEKISVFRAIPVTAILYGKISQYNTQAKTVAEFLRENQITLNEGETTQPEAIYAGITAGMLISVNSKNTKIVSSVRPIPFSIETKTDPSLSPGQSKVISAGVAGERAVIYQVSYDGDKEVGRVELSTVTTRPPINEVRAKASFLPSTLSVSGDKQALMAAAGIAPEYYGAADYIISRESGWRPGAVNTSSGAYGLCQALPASKMATAGADYLTNPVTQLIWCTGYANGRYGGWGGAYQAWLAQHWW
- the rsmA gene encoding ribosomal RNA small subunit methyltransferase A, which gives rise to MASEPKKALGQHWLNDEVALKAIVDAAEVVSEETVFEIGPGQGVLTDELLARGAKVTALEFDNELVKNLFLRYAIAEDRNTENRVKILEGDIRTFDLRQLPAGYKIVANIPYYLTSNLVRLLGESSNKPERAVLLVQKEVAERICAKPGQMSMLSVVAQWYFECSLGVVVPAKSFTPPPKVDSQVVIMKTKIAASNVDEKSFFRLVKAGFSERRKTLLNSLSGGLGLGKNQVEIILKQAKIEPSQRAQTLSIEDWLNLYRAFSS